The Saccharothrix violaceirubra genome segment GGGGTGCTCGTCCGGGGTGAGAAGGGCACCGCGAAGTCGACCGTGGTGCGCGCGCTGGCCGCGCTCCTGCCCGAACTGGACGTCGTCGCGGACTGTCGCTTCGGGTGCGCGCCCGAGGTCGACGCGGAGTGCCCGGACGGTCCGCACGGCGACGCGTCGGCGCACCGGCGCCCGGCCCGGCTGGTGGAGTTGCCCGTCGGCGCGACCGAGGACCGAGTGATCGGTTCGCTCGACCTGGAGCGCGCGCTGACGGAAGGCGTCCGCGCCTTCCAGCCCGGCCTGCTCGCCGCCGCACATCGGGGCGTGCTCTACGTCGACGAGGTCAACCTCCTGCACGACCATCTCGTCGATCTGCTCCTCGACGCCGCCGCGATGGGACGCGCACACGTCGAACGCGAGGGCGTCTCGGTGTCGCACGCCGCGTCGTTCCTGTTGGTCGGCACCATGAACCCGGAGGAGGGCGAACTCCGGCCGCAGCTGCTCGACCGGTTCGGTCTTACGGTGTCCGTACGCGCATCACGGGACGTCGCCGTACGCACGGAGGTCGTCCGCCGCAGGCTCGCCTACGAGGCGGACCCGGTCGGGTTCGCCGCGCGATGGCAGGACGACGACGCCGACCTGGCCCGGCGGATCGTGGACGCCCGTGCGCGGCTCGCGTCGGTGGTGTTGCCGGACGCCGAACTGCGACGGATCGCGGCGGTGTGCGCGGCGTTCGAGGTCGACGGGATGCGCGCGGACCTCGTGGTCGCACGCACCGCGGTCGCGCACGCCGCTTGGCGTGGTGCCGAAGAGGTCGCCGAGGAGGACGTGGCGGCGGCCGTGCGTTTGGCGTTGCCGCACCGCCGGCGCCGCGACCCGTTCGACGAGCCGGGGTTGGAGGAGGAGCAGCTGGAAGACGCCCTCCGGCAGGGCGCGGAGCACGCCGCCCAAGATCCCGACGACGACCCGGACGGTCCGGATGATGGGCCGCAGGGGGGCTCGGACGGTCCGGACGGGGAATCCGGCGGTGGGGCCGGCGAGTCGCGGGACGCACCTGGAAAGTCCACTTCGGATGGTCGCACGCACACGCCCGCACCGGCCTTCCGGGCCCGCCTGCTCCAGGTGCCCGGCGTCGGCGAAGGTGCGCCAGGGCGTCGTTCGCGGGCGCGGTCGGCGGCCGGACGTGCCGTCCGGCCATCCACCGTGGACGGATCCGGTGTGCACCTGATCGGCACGCTGCAGAGCGCCGCCCCGCACCAGAACGCCCGGGGCCGCAGTGGTCCGGGCCTGGTGCTGCACGCCTCCGACCTGCGCCGCGCCATTCGCGAAGGCCGGGAAGGCAACCTGGTCCTCTTCGTGGTCGACGCGTCGGGCTCGATGGCGTCGCGTCAGCGCATGTCCGCGGTCACGGGCGCGGTCATCTCCCTGCTGCGCGACGCCTACCAGCGTCGCGACAAGGTCGGCGTGATCACGTTCCGGGGCGCGGCGGCGGACCTCGCCCTGCCGCCGACGAACTCGGTCGACGCCGCCGCCGCGAGGCTGCGCTCCCTCCGTACCGGAGGACGCACTCCGCTCGCCGACGGTCTGCTGCGCGCGAAGAAGGTCCTGGACACCGAACGC includes the following:
- a CDS encoding putative cobaltochelatase, with the protein product MGARFPFSAVVGHDDLRTALLLNAVHPGIGGVLVRGEKGTAKSTVVRALAALLPELDVVADCRFGCAPEVDAECPDGPHGDASAHRRPARLVELPVGATEDRVIGSLDLERALTEGVRAFQPGLLAAAHRGVLYVDEVNLLHDHLVDLLLDAAAMGRAHVEREGVSVSHAASFLLVGTMNPEEGELRPQLLDRFGLTVSVRASRDVAVRTEVVRRRLAYEADPVGFAARWQDDDADLARRIVDARARLASVVLPDAELRRIAAVCAAFEVDGMRADLVVARTAVAHAAWRGAEEVAEEDVAAAVRLALPHRRRRDPFDEPGLEEEQLEDALRQGAEHAAQDPDDDPDGPDDGPQGGSDGPDGESGGGAGESRDAPGKSTSDGRTHTPAPAFRARLLQVPGVGEGAPGRRSRARSAAGRAVRPSTVDGSGVHLIGTLQSAAPHQNARGRSGPGLVLHASDLRRAIREGREGNLVLFVVDASGSMASRQRMSAVTGAVISLLRDAYQRRDKVGVITFRGAAADLALPPTNSVDAAAARLRSLRTGGRTPLADGLLRAKKVLDTERVRDPRRRPLLVLLTDGRATASGVGGDPVDAALRAASLLVGTAAVVVDCESGFVRLGLAGRVAATLDAACLRLEELSADQVAGVVRAARAA